The sequence ACCTTCCTTCCCGTCATGGGGTGCTGTTGTCCCCGGTAACGTCCTACATCAACGCCAGATGATTGTCCCAGTGGGTATTGGCCAAGCGCACCGGCCCCAGTGCCGGCAGGCCCTCCTCATCGATCAGCAGCCATTCCCCGCGTCCATTGCTGACCACGAAACCTGCGGGGGTCTCCTGCGTCACCGGTACCGCCAACACCCCGGCGCAATCGGCAAAGTCCAGCGTGGTCTCAAGTTCACCTGCTGCAAGATTCCACAGCGTGATCAGATTGCCGCGCGGTGCGGTCGCCACGGCCAGGTGACCCTGGGGGGCGATGGCGATGCTCGCGATGTATTGCTTGAACTGCGGGACGTATTCCTGTGGTAGCGGCAATTCCTGCAAGGTCTCGCTGGCGGGGCGCTTCATCACCACCAGGGGGTGATGGTCCGAGGCCGGCCCCTGATACTGATACCCCGCGACGATGGTGCCATCACGGCTGACATCCAGGTGTCGCAATGACAACTGGTGATGTGATGGCTCGCCTTGCCAGCGAATCTCGCCCGAGACGCGATCCAGCAGCGTCAAGTTGGGCTGCATCGTATCAAGATTGAGCTTCACGCGACCGGTCTCCGGGCGCGTGAGAATTCCGCCATTGGCGATGATCAGCTGCTGGCCATCCGGATGCAGGCGAGTTTCATGCGGGC comes from bacterium Scap17 and encodes:
- a CDS encoding DUF1513 domain-containing protein; the protein is MTTDKGPGEMPHGMTDTHAADARQRRRLLKALACTPLMGLPCGMAVAGGNNAASAQGREPLGVAISACDDDTGQHFASCTSYQGMERWRQPIRQRAHGATRHPHKPWALTFSRRPGTEINVFDLDSGERIARIEAAPDRHFYGHGVFSPDGGLLYTTENAIAPGEGRIGIYDVNRDFARIGEFASGGIGPHETRLHPDGQQLIIANGGILTRPETGRVKLNLDTMQPNLTLLDRVSGEIRWQGEPSHHQLSLRHLDVSRDGTIVAGYQYQGPASDHHPLVVMKRPASETLQELPLPQEYVPQFKQYIASIAIAPQGHLAVATAPRGNLITLWNLAAGELETTLDFADCAGVLAVPVTQETPAGFVVSNGRGEWLLIDEEGLPALGPVRLANTHWDNHLALM